The following are encoded in a window of Pseudoalteromonas sp. MM1 genomic DNA:
- a CDS encoding TonB-dependent receptor, with protein MNTFNFKKSQLAASVSLIIAASTLNTAIAAEADTAASPDVEVIEVKGIRGSLIRSMDMKRDSSGVVDAISAEEMGKFPDTNLAESLQRITGVSVSRANGEGSQITVRGFGPEFNLITLNGRQMPGTGYTRSYNLENIASEGVSALEVFKTARADVPSGGLGATVNISTARPFQKPGQNFSATVKANHDSSNEAGDDVTPELSAVYSNTFADDRFGFGFSFSHQERDFQKQRANIQGWQANVDLPELDSSNVVDNRTDPSGNYYFPKDMNYSIEDVERERTNGQVTFQYEPVDGFVATLDYTASKAVTGSESIGWGIWNDFGSNINGYELDENGTAVYADISGNDASFTANKGTTEVKARSIGLNLEWEINDTWHVELDYHDSKNETDNGADDGLGSTGQVILGSDQLANKIYDYRTGEIPSAQVNWLNGTSELTPGEIDSNFSQFTHSPGESNIEQLQLHTTWYNENFDIGLVKVKFGASRTEQNTGGYTAWSGLVGGPGFNPSYTEIFPDSMFTRHDTSGLLDQFDGGGSNLQPGYYYTYDFDEAVARQMAYLTSDVTGGDAYAANAYMDGIDSESYVEEITNSFYIQSSWEFDVSDYYVKVNAGLRYEQTDVTSTVRQRVEEQVNWISASEWIMQYAAGGDDNFLEQQGDYDILLPSIDVSVDLTEDVVARVSWGKTMSRAPLGDLAGGRSLTGSPKPGSRTGSQGNTNLLPFESTNLDLSLEYYYAEGSYASIGYFKKDVDNFIQTTITQTTIDGLYDILNGPRYSQAVSDIESRGEQATTDAIFAQMISNGYGNANGVIEPNSDDPLMVWNISQPQNTDSKSVDGFEVAVQHLIGETGFGVGVNATFVDGDVEFDSESLDQQAPLTGLSDSANFQGFYEKDGLSIKITYAWRDSYLIGVGQAQGSADAPPQYAKAYGQWDMSVNYDVNENVTVFFDGINLNNATEEGYGRYEEQFLFANQYGPRYSVGARYTF; from the coding sequence ATGAACACATTCAATTTTAAAAAGAGCCAACTTGCGGCTTCTGTGTCTCTTATCATTGCTGCAAGCACGTTAAATACGGCCATTGCCGCAGAGGCAGACACAGCAGCATCTCCTGATGTAGAAGTTATTGAAGTAAAAGGTATTCGTGGTTCACTTATTCGTTCTATGGATATGAAGCGCGACTCATCTGGCGTGGTAGATGCCATTTCAGCAGAAGAAATGGGTAAATTTCCAGATACCAACTTAGCAGAATCATTACAACGCATTACCGGTGTATCGGTGAGCCGAGCAAACGGTGAAGGTAGCCAAATTACCGTACGTGGTTTTGGTCCAGAGTTTAACTTAATTACGTTAAACGGCCGCCAAATGCCTGGCACAGGTTATACGCGTTCGTACAACCTTGAAAACATTGCCTCTGAAGGCGTAAGCGCACTAGAAGTATTTAAAACAGCCCGCGCCGATGTACCAAGTGGCGGCTTAGGTGCTACGGTAAACATTTCTACTGCGCGCCCTTTTCAAAAGCCAGGTCAAAATTTTTCAGCCACAGTTAAAGCAAATCACGACTCATCAAACGAAGCCGGTGATGATGTAACCCCAGAGCTTTCTGCTGTTTATAGCAACACATTCGCAGATGACAGATTTGGTTTTGGCTTTTCGTTTTCGCACCAAGAACGCGACTTTCAAAAACAACGCGCCAATATTCAAGGTTGGCAAGCCAATGTTGATTTACCTGAATTAGATAGCAGTAACGTTGTTGATAACCGTACAGACCCATCAGGTAACTACTACTTCCCTAAAGACATGAACTACTCTATTGAAGATGTAGAGCGTGAACGTACTAACGGCCAAGTTACTTTTCAGTACGAGCCAGTAGATGGCTTTGTAGCCACCTTAGATTACACAGCAAGTAAAGCTGTAACGGGCTCTGAAAGTATTGGCTGGGGGATTTGGAACGACTTTGGTAGCAACATTAATGGCTACGAGCTTGATGAAAATGGCACAGCCGTTTACGCCGATATTAGCGGTAACGATGCCTCGTTTACAGCCAACAAAGGCACTACAGAAGTAAAAGCACGCTCTATTGGTTTAAACCTAGAATGGGAAATTAACGACACGTGGCACGTTGAGCTTGATTACCACGACTCTAAAAATGAAACCGATAACGGCGCCGATGACGGGCTAGGCAGTACCGGCCAAGTGATTTTAGGCTCAGATCAGCTAGCAAACAAAATTTACGATTACCGCACAGGCGAAATCCCAAGTGCTCAAGTTAACTGGTTAAACGGCACAAGCGAATTAACGCCAGGCGAAATTGACTCTAACTTTAGCCAATTTACGCACTCGCCGGGTGAATCAAACATTGAGCAATTACAATTACATACCACTTGGTACAATGAAAACTTTGATATTGGCCTAGTTAAAGTAAAATTTGGTGCATCACGCACTGAGCAAAACACCGGCGGTTATACTGCATGGAGTGGCTTAGTGGGCGGCCCTGGTTTTAACCCATCGTACACAGAAATATTCCCAGATAGCATGTTTACTCGCCACGATACGTCGGGCCTTTTAGATCAATTTGATGGTGGCGGCAGCAACTTACAACCAGGTTACTACTACACCTACGATTTTGACGAAGCAGTGGCTCGCCAAATGGCTTACTTAACCTCTGATGTAACCGGTGGCGATGCATACGCAGCCAATGCTTACATGGATGGTATTGATAGCGAAAGCTACGTAGAAGAAATCACAAACAGCTTTTATATTCAATCAAGCTGGGAGTTTGACGTAAGCGATTACTACGTAAAAGTAAACGCAGGCCTGCGCTACGAGCAAACAGATGTAACCAGCACAGTACGCCAACGTGTTGAAGAACAAGTAAACTGGATAAGCGCCTCAGAGTGGATAATGCAATATGCAGCCGGCGGCGATGATAACTTCTTAGAGCAACAAGGCGATTACGACATATTATTACCGTCAATCGATGTAAGTGTTGATTTAACCGAAGACGTTGTAGCCCGTGTTTCATGGGGTAAAACTATGTCGCGTGCACCTCTGGGTGATTTAGCCGGTGGCCGTAGCTTAACAGGCAGCCCAAAACCTGGTTCGCGTACCGGTAGCCAAGGGAATACAAACTTACTGCCGTTTGAATCAACCAATCTCGATTTATCATTAGAGTATTACTACGCAGAGGGCAGCTACGCCTCTATTGGTTACTTTAAAAAAGACGTAGATAACTTTATTCAAACCACTATTACGCAAACCACGATTGATGGCCTATACGACATTTTAAATGGCCCACGTTACTCACAAGCTGTTAGCGATATTGAATCGCGCGGCGAGCAAGCAACCACCGACGCTATTTTTGCACAAATGATCAGCAATGGTTATGGCAATGCGAATGGCGTTATTGAGCCAAATAGCGATGACCCACTTATGGTGTGGAACATAAGCCAGCCACAAAACACCGATAGTAAATCGGTAGATGGTTTTGAAGTAGCTGTTCAGCACTTAATTGGCGAAACCGGCTTTGGTGTAGGTGTTAATGCCACGTTTGTAGATGGCGATGTAGAATTTGATAGCGAAAGCCTTGATCAACAAGCGCCGCTTACGGGTTTAAGTGACTCTGCTAACTTTCAAGGCTTTTACGAAAAAGACGGCCTATCAATCAAAATTACTTACGCATGGCGCGACTCGTACCTAATTGGAGTAGGCCAAGCACAAGGCTCAGCCGACGCGCCACCGCAATATGCAAAAGCCTACGGCCAATGGGATATGAGCGTAAACTACGATGTAAACGAAAACGTAACCGTATTTTTTGACGGCATAAACTTAAATAATGCCACCGAAGAAGGCTACGGACGCTACGAAGAGCAATTCTTATTTGCTAATCAGTACGGCCCACGTTACTCAGTGGGTGCCCGTTACACATTTTAA
- a CDS encoding glycoside hydrolase family 16 protein, translating to MNIEKTHIARLLAAISLASLAGCGGDSATTSNFENIDASEPVSDWQLVWSDEFEDSTIDTNKWNFELNCDGGGNNEKQCYTDSEENAFIQDGVLNIVALPAEEGAEKPYTSARLNTRYNADFTYGRFEVRAKLPSGQGSWPAFWMLPTDEEYGTWPRSGEIDVLESVNLKTADEDGGVESSIHGTLHYGRAWPDNSYTGQEYKFPEDTNPADDFHTYAVEWQEGEIRWYVDGYLYATQRQSEVLYNSKGEAAGLKHRGWFAEYFEQGSGELETHWDSAPYDKDFHLLLNLAVGGDWPENVNELGIDASAFENGQTFAIDYVRVYQCASNPDTGKGCETIRPGYDSLDDALLEGEAPIPIAGGVTPLTIFGDSFNINWPAWDCCGGSTPAIVVDDQQGNTVEFTVGENPTVNGFISRAENITAESGVASPFDATPLLAEGYFQFKMKVMNAPSDPNSTWVIKLESAGDSPTAAELPITQSVEGIAPVVGQWQTYTFKLTDLVAANLDISAIDVVMIFPVWGTGNGAVYRVDDVKITQDFPMLDVFSDTQNLDWPMWDCCSGSTPVEVMDDEDHGITAEFTINETPTVMGFNSRTSVGGSGEAFDASAIITVGQITFDMKVTSMPSTPDAPWFFKVESNEGDSAVEIALTESVEGIAPVLNEWQTYTYTLSDLSAAGLDVSAIDVLMIFPNWGQGAGATYRVDNVTISNP from the coding sequence ATGAACATTGAAAAAACACACATTGCTCGCTTACTGGCTGCTATTTCGTTAGCGTCTTTAGCTGGCTGTGGTGGCGACTCTGCCACAACATCTAATTTTGAAAATATCGACGCTTCTGAGCCAGTTTCAGATTGGCAGTTAGTATGGAGCGACGAGTTTGAAGACTCAACCATTGATACTAACAAGTGGAACTTTGAATTAAACTGCGATGGCGGTGGTAACAACGAAAAGCAATGTTACACCGACAGCGAAGAAAACGCCTTTATACAAGACGGTGTGCTTAACATTGTTGCCCTACCTGCAGAAGAAGGCGCTGAAAAGCCATACACGTCTGCGCGTTTAAATACCCGTTACAATGCTGATTTTACTTATGGCCGCTTTGAAGTACGTGCAAAGCTCCCTTCGGGTCAAGGCAGCTGGCCTGCGTTTTGGATGCTACCAACCGATGAAGAATACGGTACATGGCCACGTTCTGGCGAAATTGATGTTTTAGAATCAGTAAACCTAAAAACCGCTGATGAGGATGGCGGTGTTGAATCAAGCATTCATGGCACATTGCACTATGGCCGCGCATGGCCAGATAACAGCTACACAGGCCAAGAGTACAAATTTCCTGAAGATACTAACCCGGCAGATGATTTTCATACTTACGCAGTAGAATGGCAAGAAGGTGAAATTCGCTGGTACGTTGATGGCTACCTATATGCCACACAGCGCCAATCAGAAGTATTATATAATTCCAAAGGCGAAGCAGCAGGTTTGAAACATCGCGGTTGGTTTGCCGAGTATTTTGAACAAGGTTCTGGCGAGCTTGAAACCCATTGGGACAGCGCGCCTTACGATAAAGACTTTCACTTATTGTTAAATTTAGCCGTAGGCGGCGACTGGCCAGAAAATGTAAATGAGTTAGGTATCGATGCCAGCGCATTTGAAAACGGTCAAACTTTTGCAATTGATTACGTGCGCGTTTATCAATGTGCATCAAACCCAGATACCGGCAAAGGCTGTGAAACTATTCGCCCAGGTTACGACAGCCTAGACGATGCCCTACTTGAAGGTGAAGCGCCTATTCCAATAGCAGGCGGAGTTACTCCATTAACCATTTTTGGTGATTCTTTTAATATTAATTGGCCCGCATGGGATTGTTGCGGAGGTTCAACTCCGGCAATAGTTGTTGACGATCAACAAGGTAATACTGTTGAATTTACTGTCGGTGAAAACCCAACGGTAAACGGCTTTATTTCAAGAGCTGAGAATATTACTGCTGAGTCAGGTGTTGCCTCTCCCTTTGATGCAACGCCACTTCTAGCAGAAGGATACTTTCAATTTAAGATGAAAGTAATGAATGCTCCATCGGACCCAAACTCCACCTGGGTTATAAAGCTTGAAAGCGCAGGTGACTCGCCAACTGCGGCTGAATTGCCAATTACTCAAAGCGTTGAAGGTATTGCGCCGGTTGTGGGCCAATGGCAAACATATACATTTAAATTAACCGATCTCGTTGCTGCAAACCTAGATATTAGCGCTATTGATGTAGTTATGATCTTTCCAGTTTGGGGCACTGGTAATGGCGCTGTTTATAGAGTTGATGATGTAAAAATAACTCAAGACTTTCCTATGCTAGACGTTTTCTCTGATACTCAAAATCTTGATTGGCCAATGTGGGACTGCTGTAGCGGCTCTACACCAGTGGAAGTAATGGATGATGAAGACCATGGTATAACAGCAGAGTTTACAATAAATGAAACGCCTACTGTAATGGGCTTTAATAGCCGTACATCTGTTGGCGGGAGCGGCGAAGCATTTGATGCAAGCGCTATCATAACGGTTGGTCAAATTACGTTTGATATGAAAGTTACGAGTATGCCAAGCACACCCGATGCGCCATGGTTTTTTAAAGTTGAGTCAAACGAAGGTGACTCTGCCGTAGAGATTGCACTTACTGAAAGTGTTGAAGGCATTGCCCCTGTTTTAAACGAATGGCAAACATATACTTATACACTTTCTGACTTATCGGCGGCCGGTTTAGATGTAAGTGCAATAGATGTATTAATGATTTTTCCTAATTGGGGCCAAGGGGCTGGCGCAACATATCGTGTTGATAATGTGACAATTTCAAACCCATAA
- a CDS encoding sterol desaturase family protein, with protein MSNEIWWRLGFFFSILVIMMLLESRMPARKSPIKSNTRWFANFGLVFASSLIARLSVPIGLTAVALYNQEHGIGLFNQIATPSIVAIILSMLLLDILIYWQHRLFHQVPILWRLHRVHHADAHVDTSTGLRFHPIEIVLSILIKLIAVTALGVPAIAVLIFEIALNGLALFNHANIRLPQAIEKPLRLILMTQILHRIHHSQRVSETNSNYGFSLIWWDKLFGSYKNEAQKADNDINIGLKEYPNPQQNASLWGLLIMPFKNK; from the coding sequence ATGAGTAATGAAATTTGGTGGCGTTTAGGGTTCTTTTTTAGCATTTTGGTAATTATGATGCTGCTAGAATCGCGTATGCCCGCACGTAAATCGCCTATAAAAAGCAACACCCGATGGTTTGCTAATTTTGGACTCGTGTTTGCTTCATCACTAATTGCCCGCTTAAGTGTGCCCATAGGCTTAACCGCCGTAGCGCTTTATAACCAAGAGCACGGTATTGGTTTATTTAATCAAATAGCCACACCAAGTATTGTTGCTATTATTTTAAGCATGTTACTGCTTGATATACTTATTTATTGGCAGCACCGGCTTTTTCATCAGGTGCCTATTTTGTGGCGTTTACACCGTGTACACCACGCCGATGCCCATGTAGATACCAGCACAGGTTTGCGTTTTCACCCTATCGAAATTGTACTCAGCATACTTATAAAATTGATTGCCGTAACCGCTTTAGGTGTACCCGCTATTGCAGTATTAATATTTGAAATAGCACTTAATGGTTTAGCATTATTTAATCATGCAAATATACGCTTGCCACAAGCAATAGAAAAACCACTTCGATTAATTTTAATGACCCAAATACTGCATCGTATTCATCATAGCCAACGCGTGAGCGAAACCAATTCAAACTACGGATTTAGCCTTATATGGTGGGACAAACTATTTGGCAGTTACAAAAATGAAGCGCAAAAAGCCGATAACGATATAAATATAGGCTTAAAAGAATACCCTAACCCGCAGCAAAACGCCTCGCTGTGGGGCTTGCTAATCATGCCTTTTAAAAATAAATAG
- a CDS encoding CDP-alcohol phosphatidyltransferase family protein — protein sequence MLDKYITPVIKPLLTPVVALMHKRGITPDQLTVAGFLIGLLAVPFIAFEMWYAALTAIALNRILDGLDGALARHANLSSSAGGFLDITLDFLFYAAIPLGFILANPEQNAIAGSILLATFIGTGSSFLAFAIAAEKFKLEKPQFKYKSFYYLNGLTEGTETIALFIAFCIWPQHFAIMASIFATACAITIFTRIHGGYNTLKRQEADEVTQANE from the coding sequence ATGTTAGACAAATACATCACCCCGGTAATAAAGCCACTATTAACCCCGGTTGTAGCATTAATGCACAAGCGCGGTATAACGCCCGATCAACTTACTGTGGCAGGCTTTTTAATAGGGCTATTAGCTGTACCATTCATTGCGTTTGAAATGTGGTACGCAGCGTTAACGGCTATTGCATTAAATCGTATTTTAGATGGGCTTGATGGCGCATTGGCACGCCATGCAAATTTAAGTTCAAGCGCTGGCGGTTTTTTAGATATTACCCTCGACTTTTTATTTTACGCGGCAATTCCGCTTGGCTTTATTTTGGCAAACCCTGAGCAAAATGCCATTGCAGGCAGCATATTACTGGCCACTTTTATAGGCACAGGCTCAAGCTTTTTAGCCTTTGCCATAGCCGCCGAAAAATTTAAGCTCGAAAAACCCCAGTTTAAATACAAAAGTTTTTACTATTTAAATGGCTTAACCGAAGGCACAGAAACCATAGCGTTGTTTATTGCCTTTTGTATTTGGCCGCAGCACTTTGCCATAATGGCAAGTATTTTTGCTACTGCGTGCGCTATTACTATTTTTACACGTATACATGGTGGATATAACACGTTAAAACGCCAAGAAGCTGATGAGGTTACACAAGCTAATGAGTAA
- a CDS encoding ATP-binding cassette domain-containing protein, with product MQSSLEVKNCQLYRQNQQLLSLNELVKGGEILTIMGPSGSGKSSLLNWLTGTLPTGFRANGEVWLNGENINNLPAHLRHIGVLYQDALLFSHLSVSGNIAFAMPKGNKKQRLEKIERALEQVGLKGMANRHPDNLSGGQQARVALLRMLLSEPKAILLDEPFSKLDTQLRVDTRELVFSQIREHKLPAIMVTHDHSDAEAANGKLLTLNLAK from the coding sequence ATGCAGTCATCTTTAGAGGTTAAAAATTGTCAGCTTTATCGTCAAAACCAGCAATTACTAAGCTTAAACGAGCTGGTAAAAGGCGGCGAAATACTTACTATTATGGGGCCATCAGGCAGTGGTAAATCAAGTTTATTAAATTGGCTTACCGGCACATTACCCACTGGTTTTAGGGCAAATGGCGAAGTGTGGCTTAACGGTGAAAATATTAATAACTTGCCTGCACATTTACGCCACATAGGTGTGCTTTATCAAGATGCGTTATTATTTTCGCATTTATCGGTAAGCGGTAACATTGCTTTTGCTATGCCTAAAGGCAATAAAAAACAGCGCCTTGAAAAAATAGAGCGCGCCCTTGAACAAGTAGGATTAAAAGGCATGGCTAATCGCCACCCCGACAATCTCTCTGGTGGGCAACAAGCACGCGTTGCTTTACTGCGTATGCTATTAAGTGAGCCAAAAGCTATTTTGCTTGATGAGCCATTTAGCAAACTCGATACCCAATTAAGAGTAGATACCCGCGAGCTGGTATTTAGCCAAATACGTGAGCATAAACTGCCCGCTATTATGGTAACCCACGATCATAGCGATGCTGAGGCCGCAAACGGCAAACTGCTCACCTTAAATTTAGCCAAATAA